A single genomic interval of Arctopsyche grandis isolate Sample6627 chromosome 8, ASM5162203v2, whole genome shotgun sequence harbors:
- the LOC143915913 gene encoding uncharacterized protein LOC143915913 gives MKSLAVVLMMLSLLSVPVLSTATHRAGTETSPPGESQGSLRGALRALERRRRAPMGTYPLASYQDREDPQELLEYLGSKNEYPTDDSPILLDQNDRPLGKAILLGYLDKPDDYPSEDLESEYKNTAFRERTGQMKGHHQSLNLKKVPSAFRERESKHVYQNEQLQDLFLKNLAEKEKEEAQYESDAEYAELLRKLWEKYMNTHPEEYGGQQQEEFTKRNIRKRQIPGDYSPAGGWGPIAFKKKRSSNQRLDNNDTPDFLYSLKFVSQTDPAAVENLKDDKIMDEEEDPDISKILNGGEPNLGYSAYGVSAPQMDLEDDSKLAMQPLNYSPSDEVFLPDGGEPIDTPIASENLYPVTKRSSNFQVRRFNKRNSKQIRSTVNDPRVAKDLSSIFGTDELLNSQSTIQKTVKRSSNPDDDSHESKSPAIAALSHHHSNESNQSSHESHLDNDNDHNNKYEDHDHPHSRHEHETKPPLLTNSNADFDHSHEGQENKEIDFEDTEQTHIKLEHPIILKKKSIDWSKYFGIDKRKKKSSPFYNFQMNRAKRFMSSFNLPQQKESSTHPENDSVEKRSPKKIDPLKLDSMDNKLKNMEGLILDDALEYSSDNEELDTKEEQEIKEKILSRLAAAYSLEKMRKALKEFKQSLSQKNKQPRPDLSQDKEKRLLADPTPQKHEFKQKLDPEDIKAIEDGYFESEQGAGHFLNGPVEIMSEGYMGGNNEDGSCPILDNIVRRCHSIDILAGDHGQLFLPFCSLHQICYLCGPSSATGCDLMFLSEADGVCEGRSACLRAARTALMALRDLHGPLADHLEGECSRESCLARPLRANKAWLHSTVPHSSARWWNLALMAHMFATQKKLLVTFLDVTTHGLGTCVPESISFQQNMGQALLIHLTMSLPANTINRPDEDDDLVFRNFGMNDNTSGSRNLQRTITEQPQNENFPGPRRHIPVSTIDWQSTDQSQFIPVHGLDFLIGVNTLIIQQTIELSDMSSSIEPENRYILKIPEGETLYMANEHSTPLSRLLCGSKRSFNMSLMDHTRQQALILNRRTAFSFLCLPCIVQEIQVISPPGEYLGSIQQEWTIVVPLFLIRNFSDDVIYVVEGPNKNMCCCTSMEVEFKILSADNMTQHGSIIHGWDIQAMNFNTVITFPPTASDPKVKALIIGAALLIEYVYFVNEKSTTWMHCCC, from the exons ATGAAGAGTTTGGCGGTTGTGCTGATGATGCTGAGCCTTTTATCAGTGCCTGTTTTGAGTACGGCAACTCATCGTGCGGGAACTGAGACTAGCCCCCCTGGAGAATCTCAAGGATCCTTGCGAGGGGCTTTGAGGGCACTCGAGAGACGCAGACGAGCTCCCATGGGAACGTATCCCCTGGCGAGCTATCAAGATCGAGAAGATCCCCAGGAACTACTAGAATACTTGGGTTCCAAAAACGAATACCCAACTG ACGATTCTCCAATCCTGTTGGATCAGAACGATAGACCACTCGGTAAGGCAATCCTCCTCGGATACTTGGACAAACCTGATGACTACCCTTCCGAGGATCTCGAATCGGAATATAAGAACACGGCTTTCAGAGAACGCACGGGACAAATGAAAGGACATCATCAAAGCTTAAATTTGAAAAAGGTTCCATCAGCATTTCGAGAACGTGAATCCAAGCATGTTTATCAGAACGAACAGTTACAGGATCTCTTTTTGAAGAATCTCGCTGAAAAAGAGAAGGAAGAAGCTCAGTATGAATCTGATGCTGAATACGCTGAGCTTTTGAGAAAGCTGTGGGAGAAGTACATGAATACGCATCCAGAAGAATATGGAGGCCAACAACAAGAAGAGTTTACCAAAAGGAATATAAGGAAGCGACAAATTCCTGGTGACTATTCACCAGCTGGAGGTTGGGGTCCGATTGCTTTCAAGAAGAAGCGTAGTTCAAATCAACGCTTAGACAACAACGATACTCCAGACTTTCTGTACTCGTTAAAATTCGTATCTCAGACGGATCCAGCTGCCGTGGAAAATTTAAAAGACGATAAAATCATGGACGAAGAAGAAGATCCCGACATATCTAAAATACTCAATGGGGGCGAGCCAAATCTAGGATATTCAGCATACGGCGTATCTGCGCCTCAAATGGATTTAGAAGATGATTCTAAATTAGCAATGCAACCACTAAACTATTCACCATCTGATGAAGTGTTCCTTCCGGATGGAGGAGAGCCGATTGATACACCGATAGCCAGCGAAAACCTTTACCCAGTAACTAAAAGAAGCAGCAACTTTCAAGTCAGACGCTTCAACAAAAGGAATAGTAAACAAATCAGAAGCACTGTGAACGATCCTAGAGTTGCCAAAGATCTGAgcagtatttttggaactgatgAACTTCTCAATTCACAATCCACCATACAAAAGACGGTGAAAAGAAGTAGCAATCCTGATGACGATTCTCACGAATCTAAATCTCCAGCTATAGCAGCTCTAAGTCATCATCATTCCAATGAATCCAACCAGTCTTCTCATGAAAGTCACCTGGATAATGATAATGACCACAACAATAAGTACGAAGACCACGATCATCCTCATTCCAGACACGAACATGAAACAAAGCCACCACTTCTGACAAATTCCAATGCCGATTTTGATCATTCACATGAGGGTCAAGAAAATAAGGAGATTGACTTTGAAGACACCGAACAGACCCATATAAAGCTGGAGCATCCGATTATATTGAAGAAGAAGTCGATAGATTGGTCGAAGTACTTTGGAATCGATAAACGCAAGAAGAAGTCGTCGcctttttacaattttcaaatgAACAGGGCCAAACGATTCATGAGCTCATTCAATTTGCCTCAACAAAAAGAAAGTTCGACTCACCCAGAAAACGATTCCGTTGAAAAGCGAAGCCCAAAAAAGATAGATCCGTTGAAATTAGACAGTATGGATAATAAGCTAAAGAACATGGAAGGGTTGATTTTAGACGATGCATTGGAATACTCCAGCGACAATGAAGAGTTGGATACAAAGGAAGAGCAAGAAATAAAAGAGAAAATACTTTCACGACTTGCAGCCGCTTATAGCTTGGAAAAAATGCGAAAAGCTTTGAAAGAATTCAAGCAAAGTTTATCTCAAAAGAACAAGCAACCGAGACCAGATCTGAGTCAAGATAAAGAGAAACGCTTACTGGCTGATCCAACGCCTCAAAAACATGAATTTAAGCAAAAATTAGATCCTGAAGACATCAAAGCAATAGAAGACGGCTACTTTGAGAGCGAGCAAGGGGCAGGACACTTCCTGAACGGACCAGTCGAAATCATGTCTGAAGGATATATGGGTGGAA ataATGAGGACGGATCCTGCCCAATTTTGGACAATATTGTGAGAAGATGTCACAGCATTGACATCTTGGCTGGTGATCATGGTCAATTGTTCTTGCCCTTCTGCAGCCTCCATCAGATTTGCTACCTTTGT GGTCCATCTTCAGCGACAGGATGCGACTTGATGTTCTTGTCCGAGGCCGATGGGGTATGTGAGGGACGATCAGCGTGCTTAAGAGCAGCCAGGACAGCTCTCATGGCACTCAGGGACCTCCATGGACCTCTTGCTGACCACTTAGAAGGAGAGTGCTCAAGAGAATCCTGCTTGGCGAGACCCCTACGTGCTAACAAAGCCTGGCTGCACTC CACTGTGCCGCATAGTTCAGCACGCTGGTGGAATCTCGCCTTAATGGCTCATATGTTTGCAACTCAAAAAAAACTTCTCGTGACCTTCTTGGATGTCACGACCCATGGATTGGGAACATGTGTACCAGA AAGCATAAGTTTTCAGCAAAATATGGGGCAAG CATTGCTTATACATCTGACCATGTCCTTACCAGCAAATACCATTAACCGACCGGATGAAGACGACGATTTGGTTTTTAGAAATTTCGGTATGAATGACA ATACTAGTGGATCGAGAAATTTACAACGTACAATAACAGAACAACCACAAAATG AGAACTTCCCAGGACCAAGAAGACACATACCAGTATCAACGATAGATTGGCAATCCACAGATCAATCCCAATTTATACCTGTGCACGGTTTGGACTTTCTGATCGGCGTTAATACCCTTATAATTCAGCAGACTATTGAACTGAGCGATA TGTCATCTTCGATAGAGCCTgaaaatagatacatattaaaaatacccgAAGGTGAAACATTGTACATGGCAAATGAACATTCGACACCACTATCGAGACTGTTATGTGGATCGAAACGGAGTTTTAATATGAGCCTGATGGATCACACCCGACAACAGGCACTCATTCTCAACCGTCGAAcagcattttcatttttgtgtttACCCTGCATAGTCCag GAAATACAAGTGATATCTCCACCGGGGGAATACTTGGGAAGCATTCAACAAGAGTGGACGATAGTAGTGCCCCTGTTTCTAATTAGAAATTTCAGTGACGATGTGATTTACGTCGTCGAAGGACCGAATAAAAATATGTGCTGTTGTACATCAATGGAAGTCGAGTTTAAG aTCCTCAGTGCTGATAATATGACACAACACGGATCGATCATTCATGGTTGGGACATACAAGCGATGAACTTTAACACAGTTATAACATTCCCGCCTACAGCTTCCGATCCAAAAGTCAAGGCTTTGATAATAGGAGCGGCTctcttaata GAATATGTTTACTTTGTGAATGAAAAATCGACTACTTGGATGCATTGCTGTTGTTAA
- the LOC143915545 gene encoding uncharacterized protein LOC143915545 has protein sequence MWVYRHMLKIPWTKNISNEAVLGMMGRGRELVSVIKRQRKMEYLGHMIRGPKYEFLRLITMGKIEGKKWIGRKKLSWLRNMRMRSQTSGCGQCINKKKKRVYVLDRLLEVVV, from the exons atgtgggtctataggcatatgctgaagattccgtggaccaaaaatatatcaaacgaagctgtccttggcatgatggggagaggcagggaacttgtttctgtcatcaagcggcagagaaagatggagtacctcggacacatgatacggggtccaaaatacgaatttctccgtttgataacaatggggaaaatagaaggaaaaaaatggattggcaggaaaaagttatcttggcttcgaaatatgcgcat GCGGTCGcaaacgtccggatgcggacaatgcattaacaagaagaagaagagggTCTATGTTTTGGATCGACTTTTAGAGGTCGTCGTGTAA
- the phr gene encoding deoxyribodipyrimidine photo-lyase photorepair encodes MLCLTVFAQNLHRPRVISNSSRFGMASAPKKPRVEARRGKGTASSSGKGKEDGGLAEEVNLPATKSKTASVSSVLEFPLNKKRIRVLSKATLVKEDSAAILYWCSRDPRVQDNWAALYAQKLALKNNLPLHVCFCLLPRFLDATHRHFHFLLKGLEEIDAEYAGLNVNFHLLEGSAADTLPKFVQDFNVGAVVCDFSPLRGPVSWAEDVKKTLPKDVPLMQVDAHNIVPCWIASDKLEYSARTIRNKINSKLAEYLTEFPPLIKHPYKSERKPEKIDWDKALESRDVDKSVGPCSWAEPGTKAGLKTLEEFCTKRLRLFSTKRNDPTVNALSNLSPWFHFGQISVQRAVLCVQKYKSKYGEGVSAFCEEAIVRRELADNFCYYNKNYDSIEGASNWAQKTLNDHKKDKREYVYTTEELRDAITHDDLWNSAQKQLVTEGKLHGFLRMYWAKKILEWTPTPEKALQDAIYLNDRYSLDGRDPNGFVGCMWSICGVHDQGWAERSVFGKIRYMNYAGCKRKFDINAFIVRYGGKCHKYVPKK; translated from the exons ATGTTGTGTTTGACAGTTTTCGCGCAAAATTTACATCGTCCGAGGGTTATTTCGAACAGCTCCCGGTTTGGAATGGCTTCGGCTCCGAAGAAACCGAGAGTAGAGGCTCGTCGTGGAAAGGGCACAGCCTCTAGTTCAGGGAAGGGGAAAGAGGATGGGGGGTTGGCCGAGGAAGTAAACCTACCAGCAACGAAATCGAAGACAGCTTCGGTAAGCTCTGTTCTCGAATTTCCACTGAACAAGAAACGAATTCGTGTACTGTCGAAGGCCACCCTGGTGAAGGAGGATTCGGCTGCCATACTCTACTGGTGCAGCCGAGACCCTCGCGTTCAGGACAACTGGGCAGCCCTCTATGCCCAGAAACTGGCTCTCAAGAATAACCTACCATTACACGTTTGCTTTTGTCTACTGCCACGTTTTTTGGACGCCACGCACAGACACTTCCATTTCCTTTTAAAAG GTTTGGAAGAAATCGATGCTGAATATGCAGGCCTCAATGTTAATTTTCACCTGCTAGAAGGGTCTGCGGCTGACACCCTACCTAAATTTGTGCAAGATTTCAATGTCGGAGCCGTCGTCTGTGATTTCAGCCCTTTGCGAGGGCCTGTGAGTTGGGCCGAAGATGTCAAGAAGACTTTGCCCAAAGATGTACCCCTCATGCAAGTCGATGCTCACAATATCGTTCCATGTTGGATAgcatcagataaattagaatATTCGGCTCGCACTATAAGGAATAAGATAAATTCGAAACTTGCCGAGTATTTAACAGAATTTCCGCCGTTGATTAAGCATCCATATAAATCAGAGCGGAAACCAGAG AAAATAGATTGGGATAAGGCTTTGGAGAGTCGCGATGTTGATAAGAGTGTCGGGCCGTGTTCTTGGGCTGAACCTGGTACCAAAGCTGGATTGAAAACGCTTGAGGAATTTTGTACGAAGCGTTTGCGGTTGTTTTCAACGAAGAGAAACGATCCAACCGTGAACGCTTTGAGTAATCTGTCACCATGGTTTCATTTTG ggCAAATCTCTGTTCAAAGAGCTGTTCTCTGTGTGCAAAAGTACAAATCCAAATACGGTGAAGGCGTAAGCGCTTTTTGTGAAGAAGCAATTGTGCGGCGGGAATTAGctgataatttttgttattataataaaaattatgatagTATTGAAGGAGCTAGTAATTGGGCACAGAAGACTTTAAATGATCATAA aAAGGATAAGAGAGAATACGTTTACACAACGGAAGAACTTAGAGATGCGATCACTCACGACGACTTGTGGAACTCGGCTCAAAAGCAATTAGTCACTGAAGGAAAATTGCATGGATTTTTGAGAATGTACTGGGCCAAAAAAATCCTTGAGTGGACGCCTACTCCAGAAAAGGCGTTGCAGGATGCGATTTACTTAAACGATCGTTACAGCTTAGACGGAAGAGATCCAAACGGTTTTGTTG GTTGTATGTGGTCGATATGTGGTGTTCATGATCAAGGATGGGCCGAGAGATCTGTTTTTGGCAAAATTCGTTATATGAACTATGCAGGCTGTAAAAGGAAATTTGATATAAATGCGTTCATAGTCCGGTACGGTGGAAAATGTCATAAATATGTACCGAAAAAATAG